A stretch of Miscanthus floridulus cultivar M001 chromosome 13, ASM1932011v1, whole genome shotgun sequence DNA encodes these proteins:
- the LOC136501700 gene encoding LRR receptor-like serine/threonine-protein kinase RGI3, translated as MPPRLRATTAARLVALLVCLSPALLAPCRGVNEQGQALLRWKGPARGALDSSWRAADATPCRWQGVGCDARGNVVSLSIKSVDLGGTLPAGPELRPLSSSLKTLVLSGTNLTGAIPKELGDLAELTTLDLSKNQLSGAIPPELCRLTKLQSLALNTNSLRGAIPGDIGNLTSLTSLTLYDNELSGAIPASIGNMKKLQVLRAGGNQALKGPLPPEIGGCTDLSMLGLAETGLFGSLPETIGQLKKIQTIAIYTAMLTGSIPKSIGNCTELTSLYLYQNSLSGPIPPQLGQLRKLQTLLLWQNQLVGTIPPEIANCKDLVLIDLSLNSLTGPIPRSFGTLPNLQQLQLSTNKLTGVIPPELSNCTSLTDIEVDNNELSGEIGIDFSRLRNLTLFYAWQNRLTGPVPSGLAQCEGLQSLDLSYNNLTGAVPRELFALQNLTKLLLLDNDLSGFIPPEIGNCTNLYRLRLNNNRLSGTVPAEIGKLKNLNFLDLGSNRLVGPLPAALSGCDNLEFMDLHSNALYGSLPDELPRSLQFVDISDNKLTGLLGPGIGLLPELTKLNLGKNRISGGIPPELGSCEKLQQLDLGDNALSGGIPPELGKLPSLEISLNLSCNRLSGEIPAQFGELDKLGSLDISYNQLSGSLAPLARLDNLVMLNISYNMFSGELPDTPFFQKLPLSDIAGNHLLVVGAGGDEASRHAAVSALKLAMTILVVVSAFLLLMATYVLARSRRRNGAIHGHGADETWEVTLYQKLDFSVDEVVHALTSANVIGTGSSGVVYRVALPNGDSLAVKKMWSSDEAGAFRNEISALGSIRHRNIVRLLGWGANRSTKLLFYTYLPNGSLSGFLHRGGVKGAADWGARYDVALGVAHAVAYLHHDCLPAILHGDIKAMNVLLGPRNEPYLADFGLARVLSGAVACGSAKLDSSKAPRIAGSYGYIAPEYASMQRITEKSDVYSFGVVVLEILTGRHPLDPTLPGGTHLVQWVREHVRAKKATAELLDPRLRGKPETQVQEMLQVFSVAMLCIAHRAEDRPAMKDVVALLKEIGRQAERSEEGKEQPACNATAAATAAAAPAPLDGQAQRSPPRSPLPKGGSSSCSFAMSDYSS; from the exons ATGCCTCCACGCCTGCGCGCCACCACTGCAGCGAGGCTGGTCGCGCTCCTCGTGTGTCTCTCCCCGGCGCTGCTCGCGCCGTGCCGCGGCGTCAACGAGCAAGGCCAGGCGCTGCTGCGATGGAAGGGGCCGGCGCGCGGCGCACTGGACTCGTCGTGGCGGGCGGCGGACGCGACCCCGTGCCGGTGGCAGGGCGTGGGGTGCGACGCGCGCGGCAACGTCGTGTCGCTGTCCATCAAGTCGGTCGACCTCGGCGGGACGCTCCCGGCGGGGCCGGAGCTGCGGCCGCTGAGCTCGTCGCTCAAGACGCTGGTGCTCTCCGGCACCAACCTGACCGGCGCGATCCCCAAGGAGCTCGGCGACCTCGCCGAGCTGACCACGCTTGACCTCAGCAAGAACCAGCTGTCCGGCGCGATCCCGCCCGAGCTGTGCCGGCTGACGAAGCTCCAGTCGCTGGCGCTCAACACCAACTCGCTGCGGGGCGCCATCCCCGGCGACATTGGCAACCTCACCAGCCTGACGTCGCTCACGCTCTACGACAACGAGCTCAGCGGCGCCATCCCGGCGAGCATCGGCAACATGAAGAAGCTGCAGGTGCTGCGCGCCGGCGGGAACCAGGCGCTTAAGGGCCCGCTGCCTCCGGAGATCGGCGGGTGCACCGACCTGAGCATGCTGGGCCTCGCCGAGACCGGCCTCTTCGGGAGCCTGCCGGAGACGATCGGGCAGCTCAAGAAGATCCAGACGATCGCCATCTACACCGCGATGCTCACCGGCTCCATCCCCAAGAGCATCGGCAACTGCACCGAGCTCACCAGCCTCTACCTGTACCAGAACTCCCTCTCGGGCCCCATCCCGCCGCAGCTCGGCCAGCTGCGCAAGCTGCAGACGTTGCTGCTCTGGCAGAACCAGCTCGTCGGCACCATCCCGCCGGAGATCGCCAACTGCAAGGACCTCGTGCTCATCGACCTGTCGCTCAACTCGCTCACGGGGCCCATCCCGAGAAGCTTCGGCACGCTGCCCAACCTGCAGCAGCTGCAGCTCAGCACCAACAAGCTCACAGGCGTCATCCCGCCGGAGCTCTCGAACTGCACGTCGCTGACCGACATCGAGGTGGACAACAACGAGCTGTCCGGCGAGATCGGCATCGACTTCTCGCGGCTGCGCAACCTGACCCTGTTCTACGCGTGGCAGAACCGGCTGACCGGCCCCGTGCCGTCGGGCCTGGCCCAGTGCGAGGGTTTGCAGTCGCTGGATCTCTCGTACAACAACCTCACCGGCGCCGTCCCGAGGGAGCTGTTCGCGCTGCAGAACCTGACCAAGCTGCTGCTCCTCGACAACGACCTCTCCGGGTTCATACCGCCGGAGATCGGCAACTGCACCAATCTCTACCGGCTCCGGCTCAACAACAACCGGCTTTCCGGGACGGTACCTGCGGAGATCGGCAAGCTGAAGAACCTTAATTTCCTCGACTTGGGCAGCAACCGCCTTGTCGGGCCATTGCCGGCGGCGCTGTCCGGCTGCGACAACCTAGAATTCATGGACCTGCACTCGAATGCCCTGTATGGCTCTTTGCCGGATGAGCTGCCCCGCAGCCTACAGTTCGTCGACATCTCCGACAACAAGCTCACCGGTCTGCTGGGCCCGGGCATTGGGTTGTTGCCAGAGCTGACGAAGCTTAACCTCGGCAAGAACCGGATCTCCGGCGGCATACCGCCGGAGCTCGGTTCCTGCGAGAAGCTTCAGCAGCTGGACCTCGGCGACAACGCACTCTCTGGTGGCATCCCGCCGGAGCTCGGGAAGCTTCCCTCGCTGGAAATTTCGCTTAACCTCAGCTGCAACCGTCTCTCCGGCGAGATTCCAGCGCAGTTCGGCGAGCTGGATAAGCTCGGCAGCCTCGACATATCGTACAACCAGCTCTCCGGCAGCCTTGCGCCCCTCGCGAGGCTCGATAACCTTGTCATGCTCAACATCTCGTACAACATGTTCTCCGGTGAGCTCCCAGACACGCCCTTCTTCCAGAAGCTTCCGCTCAGCGACATCGCGGGCAACCACCTGCTCGTCGTGGGCGCCGGCGGCGACGAGGCCTCCCGGCACGCGGCCGTCTCGGCGCTGAAGCTGGCGATGACGATCCTGGTGGTGGTGAGCGCTTTCCTCCTCCTGATGGCCACCTACGTGCTCGCGCGGTCGCGGCGCCGCAACGGCGCCATCCACGGGCACGGCGCCGACGAGACGTGGGAGGTGACCCTGTACCAGAAGCTGGACTTCTCCGTGGACGAGGTGGTGCACGCGCTGACGTCAGCGAACGTGATCGGCACGGGGAGCTCGGGCGTGGTGTACCGCGTGGCCCTCCCCAACGGCGACTCCCTCGCCGTGAAGAAGATGTGGTCGTCCGACGAGGCCGGCGCGTTCCGCAACGAGATCTCGGCGCTGGGCTCCATCCGGCACCGCAACATCGTGCGGCTGCTCGGGTGGGGCGCCAACCGCAGCACCAAGCTGCTGTTCTACACCTACCTCCCCAACGGCAGCCTCAGCGGGTTCCTCCACCGCGGCGGCGTCAAGGGCGCCGCCGACTGGGGCGCGCGTTACGACGTCGCGCTCGGCGTCGCGCACGCCGTAGCGTACCTCCACCACGACTGCCTGCCGGCCATCCTTCACGGCGACATCAAGGCCATGAACGTCCTCCTCGGCCCCCGGAACGAGCCGTACCTCGCCGACTTCGGCCTCGCCCGCGTCCTCTCCGGCGCCGTCGCGTGCGGCTCCGCCAAGCTCGACTCGTCCAAGGCGCCACGCATCGCCGGCTCCTATGGCTACATCGCGCCAG AGTACGCGTCCATGCAACGGATCACGGAGAAgagcgacgtgtacagcttcggcgtgGTGGTGCTGGAGATCTTGACGGGGAGGCACCCGCTGGACCCGACGCTGCCGGGCGGCACACACCTGGTGCAGTGGGTGCGGGAGCACGTCCGCGCGAAGAAAGCCACGGCGGAGCTCCTGGACCCGCGGCTGCGCGGGAAGCCGGAGACGCAGGTGCAGGAGATGCTGCAGGTGTTCTCGGTCGCC